From the Drechmeria coniospora strain ARSEF 6962 chromosome 02, whole genome shotgun sequence genome, the window ggagtactacaagtactgtacttaagtactaccTACAGTATTAATGGTAAGCCataataatactgcacatCGGCAAGTGCTTGCCCCGACTCGCCTGGTACCTTGGTAGcacgtactaggtaccaaaTAGGTAGTGCTAGATACATACttggtactgtacggagtacggagtatgtaaTTACGAATATTAAAATCCTAATGCCTATACGGTAACTCCGTACTCATACGAAGGCACTTACTAACCTACTATACATGTGTACATAAATGGCCGCCATATTGTACTGcactgctaggtacctacataCCTagcacatacaagtacagtatgcacctactgcacctactgcagcatgtacggagtattcatacttaatactccgtatctGGATCCGCAGTAATTagggagtactgtacgcctagACGCAGGGAGGCCGCACCCAGAGTAGTGCCTCCAAGACACTCAATTGGGAGTGGTCAGGCCTGGACAactattacttgtaattaccTGCACACCCCAGGTACACTTGTGCAGGGAACATGTCCTGCAGAGGCACCGAAGGACATAGAGTTGCGGTGCAAAATTTAACCATCCATTGGGCACCAGACGCTAGAACAGACTCggcagtacaactactggtAGTCTCTGGCCAGCAAACGACAAttgcgagtacgagtactgtacttgcacagtacggagcaagtacggagtacgcctgcttcagtacttaagtacacttacacttagttgcaagtacttacttgcatttgtacttgtacacatgCCCCGGAAGGAGTACGTGGTGttagtgcatgtacatgtacgaaaGTGCCTCCCAGCTGAACACGCCCTAAAGGCGGTACCTGCTTGTATTACACTTACAATGCGTGCATGCTCAGGTCGTGCACCAATGTGAACCCGTTCAATGTCATCGCCATGGACGTGAGAACCAGACGGATCCAGCACTCGATGGGGACCAGGTGCTCCAGCCAGATTGCGGATCGTTGCTTGCTGCAAACTCGGCACCGCGAGCAAGTCGCCTCCACTGTGAAAATCAGCGGAAGCTCCGGCCAGGTTCCCCCATGGCTCCATCAGCGCCCTCTCTCACTGGCTGGCCGCCTGaagccgcccccccccctccgccccCCCACCCAGCGGAGCGGTGGCTTCATTCCCGTTCTGTCAATTCCATCCATGCTTCGTTCCTTCCGCATCTGACGCCCTTCCCCAGTTTGGTGAAAATATTCCAAGTGTTCCTTCCGACGCCAAACCCGGctcgccctctcctcccATCATCCCATCCCTCCAATTTCAGCTTCgacaccatcaccatcaacCGCACCAATCGACAGTCGGCGGAGGagaggccgtcgcctcgcctctctcTCTTGACCGTCCGCAGCCCATCCTGTCCTTGGCTGGCGAATTctgccgagctcgacgcggccCTCGTTCGCCTCCATCAGGCCAGaccacggcggccgtcaCCGCCACGACGAGTGGCCCGCCCTCgattcgtcctcgccctcggccgcaaTCGCCCGTCCGCCGCTTGCACCGCCGGCCCTGCCCCGTCGTCGGGACTGCCCGGTCTGCACGTCAGGAGCGGGAGCAAAACACGCTGCGCATGCCTCGCGCGTCCGGCTCGGGCAAGCGAcagcacggcgccgccacCTCGCGCGACTCGAGGCACGATAATGGCCTTGTAGGCCCCGGGAGGCGTATCGCGGCCAAGAGGAGCCACGGaaacgccgacggcgccgccaagctgcccgacgtcggcggcaactgcgcggcgtcgtcggcgtccccCCCCGCGGCCGAAGGTCTCCACGACGGGCCTGCCCGCGACCATGTGccgacgctcgacggcggccggcccGGTCACGCCCTCCGCCGGGGCTCCCTCGGCACCTTCTCCGAGACGTCTTCGGAGTCGTCGGCCTCCAACCTGGCCGTCAatggcgccctcgacgccggctcgAGCTCCGGCCACCGCCAGATCGACGTCAACGCCACCAAGAACACCGACGTCCACCGCGACTCGGGCcccctcgagctcgcctcCACCGTCGTCCGCTCCCTGCCGATCCAGGACACGCTCGCCATCCTCATCATCCTCATGCACATCCCCTACGTCTCCCTCACCATAGTCTACGCCCTCTTCGCCACGCTCACCTTCGTGCCGCCCGTCATGAGCAAGGTCGGCTGGAACGTCAATCTCGGCGACCTCATggacggcctcgtccagatgccctcgctcgccaccacgacggccctcgacttcttcttcttcctcatcTGGGTCTTCCTCTGGCCGCCGATACAGGACTTCGTCCTCGAGTTCGCcaagcccgtcgtcgccgtcaccctcggcggcggcgccgacgccaaggacggctcctcgacgggcgTCACCGCCTGCTTCGTCTGGATGCTCCTGCACAGGCTGATGCGCTCCTCCAAGGCCTACTGGCCCTGGCTCGCCCGTCACTTTCCCGAGGGCTGGCGCCtgcccgccgtcctcggccacccgacgcagccgacgacgacgctgttCGACAGGAGGGACGGCCACGGCTGGCTGCAGAGCATGCTCGCCATCCACATCCTGACCCAGGGCATCGTCCGCCACGTCCGCGAATGGTACATTCGGCGCGAGAGGttcaacgccgccggcgatcCCGAGTCGGCCAagtcctcgtcctcccccgccggcgccggcaaccTGGCGGCCGCGAattcgccgtcgagcggcgccggcgccggcaacgacgcgtcccacgacggcaccttcaacgtcgccgacgccgacgccggccccTCGGCCGTGCAGCATTCGGCCGCCACGTCCAAGCGGAGGCGGAAGCAGAGCGCCCAGGTTCGCATGCACCAACCTCTGTGGGCCGCCTTGGCGAGCACCAAGATCGTCGCCGTGAAGGAGTACGAGCTCAAGGGCCTCCGCGGACCGTCCAACAAGCACGACATCCACACGCTCGAGTGCGCCCCCTCGTTCGATCGCCAGCCGAGGCAGATCTGGATCTCCTACatcggcagcgacgaggtCTGCTTCAACACCAGCCActtccccgccgccgccgccgccgccaccgccgccgccgaccgagaCTCGATGCCGCCTTCGGGGGCCGACGGATGCGCCTCGCCtccggccggcgtcgacacGTCGAAGCCCTTCTACGTCCGCATCAACAACGCCTTCTGGCAGCCGACGCGCATCGTCCCGGCCGACGgttcggccgacgacggcgccccgTCGACGCGGTGGGCCGGCGACATCTACGGCCTCCGACCCGCCTCCAAGTACGTGTGCGACTTTGTCGACACAGTCACCGATCAGGTGCTCTTCACGACGAGCATCCGCACTGTCAAGGAGCCTCTACGCCAGGACGacgcggcgtcgccgcggctCCCGAGCGCGCCTTCCCCCCTGCGGCCGGattcgccggcgacgacgctccGGACCTCGAtcgccgcggccgagtcgaAGCTCGCCGATGAGAAGAACCGGCTCAAGACGTGGCGCAAAGAGTGGAAGCTGCGCATCAACACGCTGAGGAAGGAAAACGAGCTGGCCGACAACCagctctcgtcggccggtgGCAGCGACGACAAGTTCAAGCAGAAGATTCGCCAGCAGGAGACGCAGAAGGCGCAGGCCGAGCGCGACACggcccgcctcgtcgaccagcTCAGGAGCGTCGACCACCCtctcgagctggccgagcGGAAGAAGAAGGCCGAGCGGGCCTACTCGGCCGAGAAGAAGGTCTTCGACGCGGCCCAGAAGGAGCTCAAGGGGCACAAggcgcagctcgacgacgagatcaAGGCGAAGGAGGTGGAGAAGTCGAACCTCAACAGCCGACGGAACAAGATCGCCACGCGCATCGCCAAGATCGAGAACGAGCTCGCCAacatcgccgacgccaacagccgtggcctcgacgaggcggagcgACGAAGGCAGGACCGAGTTCGCTTCTCGGAACAGGTTGCCACCATCGAGAACAACTACGCGGACCGGCTCGGCCATGTCGTGGCCGCCAACAACGGTCGGCGAGACCATCTCCGCGGCCTCCAGGCGCAGGTGCAGTCCTTCTCGGGATACCTGCCACCCCCCAACGGCATGCCGGCCGATGTCCACCGCGCCATGGCGCCCGAGCCGATGCGCCCGTCCTTTGCCCAGCCGGGCCCGTGGATCCCCCACCCCGTCGCGCCCCCGCACTATCCCCCCGGTCTCTGgcccgcctcgtccggcGGCGACATGCTGCCCCCGATGGCGGCCCCGTCCGGACCCCCGAGCATGGTGTCGTGGCAGTCACCGACCGCTCCTCTACCGCCGCAGGCTCGAGGGGCCAAGTCGAGAGGCCGCAGCTCGAGCATGCTCAGCGACGTCAGCGGCTTCACCGAGGCGAGCGATGACGCCTCCGCAtcccccgccgccgtggtGCCACGCCATCcggagccggccgtcggcgggagcggcggcgatgccagCGGGAGCAGGGaaggcaacggcggcggcggcggcggcggcctggaCGACCCGGCAAGCCCGACTTGATGACCTTTAGCCCCGTGTTGCGGGGGGACGGATGAGATGGCGGTCCGTAGTGGAATTGAGACGAGACATTTCCTATGCATCCAAGGGTGCCCGTGGCGCCTCTTTCATCAGATGCGTGCCGTTTCCTCGCCCCCCGGCCACGCTTGACCGCGGGGATTGGCAAGGCCGCTCTCAAAACAGCTCGCACGGCTCCCGCGAACGGCACGGCACAGACGGCACAGCATGGCGTAGTGTCCTTGATGATGCGGTGCGAGCCTCACGGATCGCAGCATGCACGACACCAACACGTGGCGAGTGAAACGATGCAACTTGTTGGCAAATGGGAATCCCCTTGTATTCTATGACCTTCCATCACGGTGCCAAAGCTGTACTCGAGGTAGGACAATCATGCGACCTTCTTTTTTCCCACTGCCAAACAATCTGTCATTCCTAAGCCATGGCCAGTCCCCAGGTTCAAAAGCGGACAGCAAGAAGATCAGATCGTCCACCTGCCCCTTTGACGTTCATGAGGAGCCCGGCTAAATCGCCGTATTTTCCCGATCGGGACGGTCTGGGCATaggcatgggcatgggcaCGAGTTGGCCTACTTTTCACCACCGCGGGAGGCGCAAGATTCTCATCCTGACGACACGAATTCCTCAGTTGTATACACATTTCGATCCTGTCCGCCGACGTAGTTGCCGCCGTAGTGGGCGGGAGCTCAGCTGCAAAACCCGATGGGAAAAGACACGACCGCTGGCCGGCACGGGTTGAAATCCCTCTGTGCGAATATTTGGAGGGAGTACCATCTTCAGGTCCCTCGCGCGAATCCTCGTAGGAGGAATATTGAGCACAACAGGTTGCAAGTTCTTCAGGCGAATAGTAGCCGGCGGCATGACCTTCGGCGTGAGAAGCTCCAGCTTCATCGTGCCCACTGTATTCGGAGGGACAACCTTCCGGATCAGGATTGGATTCGGACCATCCAACCGATGGAGACTCTTGGAACGGCTTATCGAGCGGATCTCTTGCGGCAACCACTTGGTCCACCCAGTTCTCAGCACCTGCAAATGGGTTCCCTTTGAAATTTAAAAGTTCATCGATGTAAGCATCGTGCAGCTGGTCCATGACGCCACGAGGCTGCTTGCCATGCTAAGAATCGGTCAGGTTGCGGAAACGACGAGGCATGGGGCCTTTGGAAAGGTCAAGGTCGGCGTTTTGGGAAGTGAAATGACTGCCACATACCGTATTTCTCTTGGCCGGCAAGCCTTTATATCCGACGCCCATGGTGGCTTGTGATGGCACACAGACTGCTAGGGGTAGGATTGGTTCAGGAACGAGGCATTAGGTGCCGGTTCTTAGTTGATGGTATGTAGGAGCGGTGCGGTAGAATAGGATGATGAAGGGAAAGTTGGAAGGGAGAGCAGGTTGGCGGCCAGCTTATAAACCCGTGCATCTCTGGACCGACCAGCGTCATGGTTCCAAAAGGTTCTTTCAGGGTCATGGCCTTTCGAAACGCACTGGACCGGTGCCACTACTGGCATAAAAGTGAAGTACAGGCTGCATACAGACATCAATACGATCTGCATGGCAGCGCAGGTCCTACCACAGGGGGGCAGCGCCATCTTCTGCTTATATGGGGATGTTTGCATCTCCACGACACTACGGATGCTCCAAGGGCTCCTGGGGCCGAGCGGTGGATCTTGGGACCGACTGGCTTCATGCTTCCAGTAAGTACCCTGGGCATGTGTATCGTTTGATGTTCACCGACCGGACCGTGGCCGGCGTCTCGGCCCAAGGATGAAGTGTACGCTGCACATGGACATGAATACATTGTGCATGGCAGCGCAAGTCCTGCCGCAAGGACGCAACACCTAATGGTACTCCATCGTCCACTTTGTGCCAGAGTCTCGGCACAAAGTGGAAGTGTGCGCTGCAGATGGATATCAATACCTTGTGCATGGCATCGCAAGTGCTGCCGCGAGGACGCAACGCCTAAGGATCCTTGGACACTTATTGGAACGGTGTCAGTGTCTTGGCACAGATGCACACTGCAGACATGTCTCAATACAATCCGCAGGGCAGCGCAAGTCCTTCCACAAGGATGCAACGCCTAAGGGTtgctcgatgacggcgccggaACGGCGCCGTCATCCCGGCGCAAAAGTGAAGCAGGGACTGCAGACAGCCATCGGTAAATTCCGCATGGCAGCGCAAGTCCTGCCATGGGAACGCAGTAATACAAACTTGGACATGGATGGGGATGCTTACGTCTCCTTGCCACTCCGGCCACTCCGGCCACTCCGGCCACTCCGGCCACTCCAGCCACTCCGGCCACTCCGGCCActccggccgccgcccgggcTCTCAGGGCCGGGCTTCCCCTTCCGGCGCCTTGCCGCCACTACCGCTGTCCGCTGCCCCCATTTCCGTGTCTACCTACCCACCTATCCGCCTACCCGCCtacttgcctgcctgcctgcccgcctgcccgcctgccTATCTGCCTACGGtgtctgcctgcctgcctgcctgcctatCTGCCTACGGTGTCTGCCTGCCTGTGTGTCTGCATGACTGCAAGTGTGCTGCAGTCGCAAAGGCTGCTTTTGATACCGTCTACGTGACTGACTGAATGTATCTCTGCCTACCCAAGTGCGTATCTGCCTATTGATAGCTTGATTGTTTGTGTTACAGAGGAGCTGCCGAGCCGTCGCTGAAAATCGAAAGCGTGACAGGCGAACAGTACCCGCACGGTTGAGGGGGGTTGTATGGGAGCCAAAGGAGTTGGAGCGGCAAAGGGATTCGTAGAATTCTTCCACCTGTCTCCTTCTACGAGTACTTCGAATATGATTTGGAACATCAAGCCATGTAATATGGTGCTCAGACAGACAGCTGGAGAAGGACGCGGACGATCATCGAGAGTGTAGCGAGAGGTCCCCTGACGAGGAAGAGATGAATATCAAGCGTATGAGACGAAGATGAATAAATGCAATCAAGGGAGGTTAGTTAAACGAAATTGAAAACCGGATGGGTAAATTGTCGTTGGATGCACGTTCCCTACCTGCGGCCCGAGAGATAGAAAGATACATGTTCGGCATAGGTTGCCTAGACGGGTTCAAGTGTTGGCTTTCAATATCCTCTCGCACCGGATACATGCTTCCCTATTAATGTCAACCGTCCGCAACGCTCATGGCTGGTTGGGCCTTGTGTCTACATCCACGTGACCGCGTTTCTGGGTGCCATTCATGTCGGCAGAGAGTAATCGCGTCGTCGTTTGTCGCCCCGGAGGTTCATCCTTCTACTTGCAATATTTCGCCATGGGCGCGCAACAGACGTGAACAATTTCCGGGAGAATGGACGTTGGGCATGTTGTGCTATCAAATCAGCCGCATGCACCGGAGGGGTCGAGTCTCCCGACACGGTCCatggcgttgccgtcgagcctGTTCGAGTACGATGGAGGGTGAAAATTGGAGGACGGTTCGGGGTTCGAAGTTGGATGTGGTTAACAGTGGGGTGACGATACTAAGTACAGGGACAAGTGCTTGTAacgcatgtactgtactccgtactccgtaccgtgtCAAGGAACAACATGGCATTAATAATCCAGCagcttacaagtactccataccagttgtacagtatgcttgtacaagtacttacggaatATACTCTGTATTATTTCAGAACGCattgcggagtacggagttcgcCAACATACTCtgtaatatacttactttacagtagttgtacggagcgagtatgtacggagtacttgcataataagtacagtacttacggagtacagtatacagtacttactgtatagtacttacagtacttaggtgatgtactgtatctgtactccgtataatactccgtacttcatgtatgtacttgtacttactccgtactccatcTGTAtggtaagtacggagtattcaaAACAGGTATTCTTGATTGCGGATTATTAGTAGGACCGTACCGTTCGGAGTCCTTTCACGTAGGAAAATGAGCgcccatgtacttacttacactgcaccccgtacaagtaagttCAAtagcttacagtacacctgtACGGAACAGTTCTGTAGGCGCAGTACTAACTTGCTGTGCAGCATGACTCCGGACTCCGTACGTGCGGCCCGACTGTCCGACTGTAGGTGAACACTTGCTGTACCAGACTGACATGGCTGGGGATAACACATGTATGTTAatagtacttggttgtaagtacatgaacgTGCTCTAACACTtcccaagtacttactgtgccGCAATTACTtcctaggtacctagtagtaggttagtaggtactaatacaTGCATCAGCGCATACTTACAGAGTAGAgagtactattagtactagtactaatgtattacttggtacatgcacacacgCGTGTTGGCACACCTACGAAcaagtactaagtactgacacatctgtacggagtaggtgtattactagtacagtaaaaggtacttacttgctggCACCAATGAGTTTATGGCGGGCAGAGGTACCTCACTTTGGCACCCAACTGAACGCAACCACAATGCTATAGTGCTCCACTGCAATCCCACGACGATAGGAGTCGAGCGGACCTCCCCATCGCCTCACTTGAGCCTCCCCTGTATTGCGCCcttctcccccccccccccctcctcctcctcctcgtttTCATTGTCCCTTGCTCTCCTGGAAATGACCATGACTCTGGCACCGTCATGGACTTTGTAAGCAGACCCCGCCCCCTCCCTGTAGAGCGAAgcttgctgccgccgctaACGAGGGGACGCAGTGGTCACGACTGTTGAGCCCCCTGTCCGCGGGCACCTCGCGCCAGGACCAGGCCAAGGACCCTGCCAAACGGCTGCATCGGTTCGAGAAGGAGTACGGGAATCTGCTGGTGAGTCTCTGGCTTGCGGAGACCTTGCTCGGATGGTGCGTGCGTGACGTCCGGTCCTGACCGGAGCCTGCAAACAGTCGACCTGGCGCTCGTCGACCAACCTCTCCCGAGAcagcgatgccgccgagacgCTCGAGATTCGGCTCCAGGAGCTCACCAACATCCTCAGCGACGAGAGCCGTCGACCTCTGCCGCACCCGTGCATCCAGTATGCCTCCATCAAGCAGATATACGTGCCCATCGGCAAGATCGCCACCACGTCCTACAACGAATGGATCATCAAGGAGgccgtcctcctcttcgccacCCTCatcgagagcgaggaggaggccttTGTCGAAAACGACAccttctcgacgagcttgacgaACCTGCTCGTGCGCATCACCGGTGCCAACAgcgtccgcctcggcttGGACACGGAGtcgcgcgtcgtcgagctggcgTTTAACATCACCACCAAGATCCGTCTCGATCCCGACATACTCCCCGCCTGGTTCAAGGTGCAGCAGCCGGCCCCGCCgcccgacggccatggccgcggccgagccgcCTTCGCCGGCCTCACCCAGCGCGCCGACTTTCCCCTCTTCTACATCCTCATGGACTACATCCACCACGAGGGCAAGGTCGGCGACTTTGCGAGGACGGGCCTGCTGTACATCATCGAagcggcctcgagctcggccctGCTCGAGCAGTGGATCGTCGAGAGCGACCTGTCAACCCTCATGGCCAcgggcctcggcgccctctACAGCCAGCTGAGCCGCAAGCTCGTCATCGATCACCCCTCGCACGACCTGCCgcccatcctcgccctctccgaCTACCAGCACCCGACGTCCAGCTACGAAATCGTCAGctcctgctcggccgagTTCAAGTCGCACCTCGAGACCTTCCTGTCCCACCTGCTGTTCTGGCAGGACGTGCTGAACCACTGCCGCTCCGTCGAGGTCAAGTCGACGCTGCTCGAGCACTTCCAGGTCATCTTCCTGCAACAGCTGCTGTGAGTCGATGCGAGGCGACCCGTCGGGAGCCGCGCCGCGCTGACGTGCGAAACAGGTATCCCTCGCTGCTCGAGTCGTCcgacatcgacggcggctcgtccgtcgccgtcctcacCTACCTGCGGCGCATACTCGAGTCCCTCGACCACCCTGACATGATCAACCTCATCCTCCACtacctcctcgccctcccgGACATGGGCCCGTCCGAGGAGCGGGAGAGCTCGTCCATCAGCGACGCCCGTCTGCGCAAGTCCATGGACCTCGCCACCATGATGGCCGAGCGGTCCGATGATGCGGCGACGCCGCTCCTCttcaacctcgtcgacctgaTCCTCGCCTGCCTGCGCTCGCGCAACCAGCAGACCATTCACGTGACCCTCCAGCTCGTCTCCGCCATCCTCAAGCGGCATCATCGATATGCCATCATCACCCTGCTCAAGACCGAACTGCTTCCCCGAGACGCCTCCGAgcgcaccgtcggcgcccaCGAGCAGGAGATTGACTACCTAATGTCGCTCGCCGGCTCCATCGGCGGGTCCGACAACCTCGATGACGTGTACGCCAACGTCCTGAAGGATACCATGTCTCGGCTCGAGAGCCACCCGTGCTCGCTGAAGATTGTCGCCCCCCGCGTCTCGACCAACAACCGCGAGCTGCCGGCGATCCCCGACACGCCTCTTGGCGTGCCTAGGGGCGTGCGGACTCACACCctccgcgtcgacgacccgcTGCTGAACGCCATGCTCGACCTCCTGCGCACCTTCTTCATCAACCCCGTCGAGACGAACCTGTCCGTCTCCGAGACGGTCGTGGACTTGGCCTGCTGCGGCTACATGAGGATCGACGGCTGGTTTGCTCGAAGTCCCAAGACCTACagcttcgccgacgaggaggcggccgacgacgtcaccgACGCGACGTCGGTCGCGAGCGACGGTCCCGAgtcgctctcggccgccctcgaggcgCGGCGCGGTCCTCgtgatgccgaggccgagaggctcgaggcggtggatcggtgccgacggcgcccctTGTGGTCGCAGGACGCGGCCCCCCGACTTCTGCGCGTTCTTCAAGCCCTCTGCGACCAGGTGGAATCGTACAAGATGTCAATCCCTCGCTTCGAGGAGCTCCTGCAGCAGCGCCGCGAGGCCTTCGAGACGGCCGATGCCATGCTGGACAACCCGCCTCCCGCGCacaggccgacgccgccgccgcagatgACGCCCGAGCGGCCGAGTATGGACGAgatgctccgtaccggctcgccgccgcgaccgtCGGCGATTGAGGGAATTGCGCAGCGACTGCTGTCCGAGATGGGCACCCCGAGTCGGTCCGCGAGCCCCAAGGGCCACAGGGACCAGAGCCGAAGCCCCGGCGCCTTGACGCCCGGCACGGCTTCCTCGGGCGCCATGGAGATGATGACGCCCAAGGCCATCCGCGTGCCGCCAAGGGACTTTCCGATACACCATACCGACCCTGGAAGGAGCGGCAGCGACGCCATCCGCAGCCTCTCCCCCAGCAGCGCGAGGAGCGCGAGGAGCGCTAGGAGCGAGGCCGTCTTCGGACAGGACGAGAGGAAGAGGGACAGCAGTGCCGCCAGCCAAGCATCGTCCCACGCAGCCGTCGATCAGAGCATACTGGCTAGGCGTGTTGGCCTACCGGATGACAAGCTCAAGCCCATCGCACTGCATCTGGATCGGAAGCCAGCGTCGGGGGCGGCCGTGACTTTGGACGCTGGTGAAGAGATGGAAGCCGGGCCCGAGGTAAACGATGCAGACATCAGCCTCACTGCGTTGGAGGGGGcagaggtcgacgaggaagccgcgTCGGCGGGAGAAATCAAGGTGTCGGTGTCGCACATCATCACCAACGTCATCATCTTCCAGTCCtttctcctcgagctcgccagCTTGATGCAGGTCCGGGCGGGCATGTTCGACGAGCTTCGTTACGTGTGATTGCCTTGCCTTTCGGCCGCAAGCGAGACGAGTCGAGCGGTGGCAGAACACCGCCGTGTACGCATGGGAACCATGGCGAGCTTGTTGTCTTTGGCAACTCTGCGGGCGCGGGAGAGTCGGATGAAATGCATGATGCCGTAACCTGTACGTTCTCGATCCGTCTGGAATATATTGTCGTCTGCTCCTTTGAACAAGGGTTCGAGTGGAACACGGCTGGATTTGACCACGAGAACCGGATCATCCGTTGAAAGTCGACGTACGAAGCCCGCATGGGCATTTGCAGCAACATAGGCCACGCACT encodes:
- a CDS encoding ubiquitination network signaling protein, whose product is MDFGENIPSVPSDAKPGSPSPPIIPSLQFQLRHHHHQPHQSTVGGGEAVASPLSLDRPQPILSLAGEFCRARRGPRSPPSGQTTAAVTATTSGPPSIRPRPRPQSPVRRLHRRPCPVVGTARSARQEREQNTLRMPRASGSGKRQHGAATSRDSRHDNGLVGPGRRIAAKRSHGNADGAAKLPDVGGNCAASSASPPAAEGLHDGPARDHVPTLDGGRPGHALRRGSLGTFSETSSESSASNLAVNGALDAGSSSGHRQIDVNATKNTDVHRDSGPLELASTVVRSLPIQDTLAILIILMHIPYVSLTIVYALFATLTFVPPVMSKVGWNVNLGDLMDGLVQMPSLATTTALDFFFFLIWVFLWPPIQDFVLEFAKPVVAVTLGGGADAKDGSSTGVTACFVWMLLHRLMRSSKAYWPWLARHFPEGWRLPAVLGHPTQPTTTLFDRRDGHGWLQSMLAIHILTQGIVRHVREWYIRRERFNAAGDPESAKSSSSPAGAGNLAAANSPSSGAGAGNDASHDGTFNVADADAGPSAVQHSAATSKRRRKQSAQVRMHQPLWAALASTKIVAVKEYELKGLRGPSNKHDIHTLECAPSFDRQPRQIWISYIGSDEVCFNTSHFPAAAAAATAAADRDSMPPSGADGCASPPAGVDTSKPFYVRINNAFWQPTRIVPADGSADDGAPSTRWAGDIYGLRPASKYVCDFVDTVTDQVLFTTSIRTVKEPLRQDDAASPRLPSAPSPLRPDSPATTLRTSIAAAESKLADEKNRLKTWRKEWKLRINTLRKENELADNQLSSAGGSDDKFKQKIRQQETQKAQAERDTARLVDQLRSVDHPLELAERKKKAERAYSAEKKVFDAAQKELKGHKAQLDDEIKAKEVEKSNLNSRRNKIATRIAKIENELANIADANSRGLDEAERRRQDRVRFSEQVATIENNYADRLGHVVAANNGRRDHLRGLQAQVQSFSGYLPPPNGMPADVHRAMAPEPMRPSFAQPGPWIPHPVAPPHYPPGLWPASSGGDMLPPMAAPSGPPSMVSWQSPTAPLPPQARGAKSRGRSSSMLSDVSGFTEASDDASASPAAVVPRHPEPAVGGSGGDASGSREGNGGGGGGGLDDPASPT
- a CDS encoding DNA polymerase epsilon subunit C — encoded protein: MDFWSRLLSPLSAGTSRQDQAKDPAKRLHRFEKEYGNLLSTWRSSTNLSRDSDAAETLEIRLQELTNILSDESRRPLPHPCIQYASIKQIYVPIGKIATTSYNEWIIKEAVLLFATLIESEEEAFVENDTFSTSLTNLLVRITGANSVRLGLDTESRVVELAFNITTKIRLDPDILPAWFKVQQPAPPPDGHGRGRAAFAGLTQRADFPLFYILMDYIHHEGKVGDFARTGLLYIIEAASSSALLEQWIVESDLSTLMATGLGALYSQLSRKLVIDHPSHDLPPILALSDYQHPTSSYEIVSSCSAEFKSHLETFLSHLLFWQDVLNHCRSVEVKSTLLEHFQVIFLQQLLYPSLLESSDIDGGSSVAVLTYLRRILESLDHPDMINLILHYLLALPDMGPSEERESSSISDARLRKSMDLATMMAERSDDAATPLLFNLVDLILACLRSRNQQTIHVTLQLVSAILKRHHRYAIITLLKTELLPRDASERTVGAHEQEIDYLMSLAGSIGGSDNLDDVYANVLKDTMSRLESHPCSLKIVAPRVSTNNRELPAIPDTPLGVPRGVRTHTLRVDDPLLNAMLDLLRTFFINPVETNLSVSETVVDLACCGYMRIDGWFARSPKTYSFADEEAADDVTDATSVASDGPESLSAALEARRGPRDAEAERLEAVDRCRRRPLWSQDAAPRLLRVLQALCDQVESYKMSIPRFEELLQQRREAFETADAMLDNPPPAHRPTPPPQMTPERPSMDEMLRTGSPPRPSAIEGIAQRLLSEMGTPSRSASPKGHRDQSRSPGALTPGTASSGAMEMMTPKAIRVPPRDFPIHHTDPGRSGSDAIRSLSPSSARSARSARSEAVFGQDERKRDSSAASQASSHAAVDQSILARRVGLPDDKLKPIALHLDRKPASGAAVTLDAGEEMEAGPEVNDADISLTALEGAEVDEEAASAGEIKVSVSHIITNVIIFQSFLLELASLMQVRAGMFDELRYV